The following are encoded in a window of Arcobacter arenosus genomic DNA:
- a CDS encoding glycosyltransferase family 2 protein produces the protein MNKSIAIIIPAYNEEKTIKETILSFFRELPESTIIVVNNNSTDNTKQISLETFKNNGIDGILLNEFRQGKANAIRKAFKEVDADIYVMVDADMTYPASKVHELINPIINENIDMCIGDRITKGDYKKENKRAFHNFGNKLVQNLVNKLFNSNIIDIMSGYRSFSKRFVKNYPILVEGFELETDMTLHALDKRFNIREIDISYKDRPDGSESKLDTFNDGFKVLVTIFKIFRYFKPFVFFSFLALFFMLLSLLSGIPVINDWLSYQYIYHVPLAILATGLGLISIILFAVGIILDSISYQNKLEFEQRLIEFETNN, from the coding sequence ATGAATAAAAGTATAGCAATAATAATACCTGCATATAATGAGGAAAAAACAATTAAAGAAACTATTCTTAGTTTTTTTAGAGAACTTCCTGAATCTACAATTATTGTTGTTAATAATAATTCTACTGATAATACTAAACAAATATCTTTAGAAACATTTAAAAATAATGGTATTGATGGAATTTTATTAAATGAATTTAGACAAGGTAAAGCTAATGCTATTAGGAAAGCCTTTAAAGAAGTTGATGCTGATATTTATGTGATGGTAGATGCAGATATGACATATCCTGCATCAAAAGTTCATGAATTAATCAATCCAATAATTAATGAAAATATCGATATGTGTATTGGAGATAGGATTACTAAAGGTGACTATAAAAAAGAAAATAAAAGAGCTTTTCATAATTTTGGAAACAAGCTAGTACAAAATCTTGTAAATAAACTTTTTAATTCAAATATCATCGATATCATGAGTGGCTATAGAAGTTTTAGTAAAAGATTTGTTAAAAATTATCCAATTTTAGTGGAAGGTTTTGAACTAGAGACTGATATGACACTACATGCTTTGGATAAAAGATTTAATATAAGAGAGATAGATATCTCTTATAAAGATAGACCTGATGGAAGTGAGTCTAAGCTTGATACTTTTAATGATGGATTTAAAGTTTTAGTGACGATTTTTAAGATTTTTAGATATTTTAAACCATTTGTATTTTTTAGTTTTTTAGCTTTATTCTTTATGTTGTTATCTTTATTAAGTGGAATACCTGTAATTAATGATTGGTTGTCATATCAATATATTTATCATGTGCCATTAGCTATTTTAGCAACTGGATTAGGGTTAATAAGTATTATCTTGTTTGCTGTAGGAATTATTTTAGATTCAATATCCTATCAAAATAAATTAGAGTTTGAACAAAGATTGATTGAATTTGAAACAAATAATTAA
- a CDS encoding prepilin peptidase yields the protein MIFYISFYIFSLLLSYTDCTKYKIPNITILTLIIFLIIFGLLENKLNLYSIAISFAILIFFVIILIAMPKAILGGGDIKYIMVVALFLEPMLFPLFLIISGICQTLFLLYFQKIKKRRVAPMAPAIFLAVMISQLIDLMGLYMR from the coding sequence ATGATATTCTATATATCATTTTATATTTTTTCCCTACTCCTATCATATACTGATTGTACTAAATACAAAATTCCAAATATTACTATTCTCACTTTAATTATTTTCTTAATTATATTTGGTTTATTAGAAAATAAGTTAAATCTTTATTCAATAGCAATTTCATTTGCAATTTTAATTTTTTTTGTTATAATATTAATAGCTATGCCTAAAGCTATATTAGGTGGTGGAGACATAAAATATATAATGGTTGTGGCTTTATTTTTAGAGCCTATGTTATTCCCACTTTTTTTAATTATTTCTGGTATTTGTCAAACATTATTTTTACTATATTTTCAGAAGATTAAAAAACGAAGAGTAGCACCAATGGCACCAGCAATATTTTTAGCAGTAATGATAAGTCAATTAATAGATTTAATGGGGCTTTATATGAGGTAA